One Oncorhynchus masou masou isolate Uvic2021 chromosome 2, UVic_Omas_1.1, whole genome shotgun sequence genomic region harbors:
- the LOC135557711 gene encoding tripartite motif-containing protein 66-like isoform X5, whose protein sequence is MHQHQRATPQFSDLHQHQKPTTQCVDLHQRDQMAPSSLPPPEPGPGSCGRPILMCHSHRQEPLELFCESCDLMCCSSCHLSAHKNHRLVHIGKALQDQQWQFESLMAQVEERRSAVESTAKQIEDRLHGVKITQRKAENQIKMAKMIMMNELNKRANLLIEQLEKISEDFQRRLEDQLQGEIEMCSQLDHVQNFISWATAHHLKNPLLFSRELISLQMQRLLEPPLHSDAWLPVKIKFNWDASYWTKQISTLGQLTAEGGNRSYSEGVAFPSILRPQPITCLSLPSVCHGGRDQGCAFQACCQPQMCCIHCIPPQPAVQLDKTQREPNPYSARCAQSTLSSPSLALHQSQLLRCWSPDSPPGPPAVVPSSMQRPQQPAHLPAADPGLLSSSSNSGGLGLQPPATAPYQPQIQPLPDTHAQPATDGAWEGQGQQASREREQTPGQPAVDREVLTEQIQEGSREKTHVQTGVDREVLTDGIQQQQQQQLLSPLVTVEQQEEEQQEARTTQPSRDCRDGRRSTSLEMSVTTHGFSVDAQSSRPSLLCGRKSRSQSIPPELAGPSSSPSTDRPLGATHSLATATAAVERGRMADQQGFMDLRRRRLSSDGVIRSVASLERSLATPPSRGQPNLRLSPLTIYKTEPDYVYAYDETGHDVKGKCRIQRKTPDNSDREVQKEPGSSSSKVPVVCLERLKILVSRIPPQGRRQSDPLPDTATERTGPVPQRGWKDKMTEGISKEAKVATVSPSLDKQYSERHTINQSLPPLVINDWPEHGRHSPHKELTLQVPATDLVSPPPFSAPDLDSDSDPRSISEIVSDPELDSDPQPESDPQQESDPQPESDPQAESASEAGLESVADEGSPDEAATESEPSVESEPSEESEPSVESEPSVESEPRVESEGSEESENGLESENGEDLDADAESEADMESDLQPDPGSDPRFPSETRPGLDSDLESDCAQPPESQGSAESGPDLESEPDSAIDPASITPDPASLGLEPGVESPPAQRSLHADPGPQMHCEGAEQALPGAETMEMESEDFCAVCLIGGDLLCCDHCPKVFHLSCHVPALLSFPTGDWVCTFCRDIQQPEVEYDCENQRLAAECSGKPLPHGLSACDQRKCERLTLLICSNMLSAPFHEPVSPLARHYYQIIKRPMDLSVIRAKLSKRSTHHYYSPEEFVADVSLMFRNCAKFNYPDSEVAQAGRSLEMFFSSRLREVFPDRAFPAAEDDSDSDEYDEVYRAAEGGFPWPEKREQCHRKRKRRHSLNWRKHNF, encoded by the exons ATGCACCAGCACCAGAGAGCCACCCCTCAGTTCTCAGACCTGCACCAACACCAGAAGCCCACTACCCAATGTGTCGACCTGCACCAGAGGGACCAGATGGCCCCCAGCTCCCTGCCGCCACCTGAACCAG GCCCTGGCTCATGTGGCCGCCCCATCCTCATGTGCCACTCTCACAGACAAGAGCCCTTGGAGCTCTTCTGCGAGTCCTGTGACCTCATGtgctgcagcagctgtcacctgTCCGCCCACAAGAACCACAG GCTGGTGCACATTGGAAAGGCCCTGCAGGACCAACAGTGGCAGTTTGAGAGCCTGATGGctcaggtggaggagaggaggtctgcAGTGGAGAGCACAGCCAAACAGATAGAGGACAG gCTGCACGGTGTAAAGATCACGCAGAGGAAGGCTGAGAACCAGATTAAAATGGCAAAGATGATTATGATGAATGAGCTGAACAAACGGGCCAACCTATTAATAGAGCAACTGGAG aagatCTCGGAGGACTTCCAGCGGCGTCTGGAGGACCAGCTGCAGGGGGAGATAGAGATGTGCAGCCAGCTGGACCATGTGCAAAACTTCATCAGCTGGGCaacggcccaccacctcaagaaCCCACTTCTCTTCAGCAGGGAGCTG ATTTCTCTCCAGATGCAGCGCCTGCTTGAACCCCCACTACACTCAGACGCCTGGCTCCCTGTGAAGATCAAGTTCAACTGGGATGCCAGCTACTGGACTAAGCAGATCTCAACTTTGG GTCAGCTCACTGCAGAGGGGGGAAATCGCTCCTACTCTGAGGGTGTGGCCTTCCCCAGCATCCTGAGGCCCCAGCCTATCACCTGCTTGTCCCTGCCATCTGTGTGCCATGGAGGGCGGGACCAGGGCTGTGCCTTCCAGGCCTGCTGTCAGCCCCAGATGTGCTGCATCCACTGCATACCCCCACAGCCAGCTGTGCAGCTGGACAAGACCCAGCGGGAACCCAACCCCTACTCCGCCAGGTGTGCCCAGTCCACCCTcagctctccctccctggccctgCACCAGAGTCAGCTGCTGAGGTGCTGGAGCCCTGACAGTCCTCCAGGTCCACCAGCTGTGGTGCCCTCCTCCATGCAGCGTCCCCAACAGCCAGCGCATCTCCCGGCTGCTGACCCAGGCTTGCTCAGCTCCAGCTCCAACAGTGGAGGTCTTGGACTCCAGCCCCCAGCCACAGCCCCCTACCAGCCTCAGATTCAGCCGCTTCCCGACACTCATGCACAGCCAGCCACAGATGGGGCCTGGGAAGGCCagggccagcaggccagcagagagagagagcagactccTGGGCAGCCAGCTGTGGACAGAGAGGTGTTGACAGAGCAGATCCAGGAGGGGAGCAGGGAGAAGACACATGTACAGACAGGGGTGGACAGAGAGGTGCTGACAGATGGgatccagcagcagcagcagcagcagctcctgTCTCCCCTAGTgacagtggagcagcaggagGAAGAGCAGCAGGAGGCCAGGACTACACAGCCATCCAGAGACTGCAGAGATGGCAGG AGATCCACTTCACTGGAGATGTCTGTGACGACCCATGGGTTCAGTGTTGATGCTCAGAGCAGCAGGCCCAGCTTACTGTGTGGGAGGAAGAGTCGATCCCAGAGCATCCCACCAGAACTGGCAGGCCCCTCCAGCAGCCCTTCCACAGACAGGCCCCTGGGGGCCACCCACAGCttagcaacagcaacagcagccgTAGAACGGGGACGCATGGCAGACCAG CAGGGTTTTATGGATCTCAGGCGGAGGAGGCTGTCTTCTGATGGAGTGATACGATCTGTGGCCTCCCTGGAGAGGTCCTTAGCCACTCCTCCCTCCAGAGGCCAGCCCAACCTACGCCTGTCACCATTGACCATTTACAAGACAGAGCCTG ATTATGTTTATGCATATGATGAGACTGGGCATGACGTCAAAGGAAAATGCAGAATACAAAGAAAGACTCCAGACAACAG TGACAGGGAGGTTCAGAAGGAACCTGGGAGTTCCAGTTCTAAGGTTCCAGTGGTGTGTTTGGAAAGGCTGAAGATCCTGGTGTCTCGGATCCCACCACAGGGGCGGCGACAGAGTGACCCTCTGCCAGACACTGCAACAGAAAGGACTGGACCTGTTCCACAGAGGGGATGGAAGGACAAGATGACTGAG GGAATATCAAAAGAAGCCAAGGTCGCAACGGTCAGCCCGTCTCTGGATAAACAATACTCAGAGAGACACACTATCAATCAATCTCTCCCACCTCTGGTAATCAATGATTGGCCTGAGCATGGAAGACACAGTCCTCACAAAGAGCTCACACTGCAAGTACCCGCCACTGATCTTGTATCACCCCCACCTTTCTCTGCACCTGACCTTGACTCTGACTCAGATCCCAGGTCAATCTCAGAAATAGTTTCTGACCCGGAACTGGACTCGGACCCACAACCAGAATCGGATCCCCAGCAAGAGTCTGACCCACAACCAGAATCTGACCCACAAGCTGAGTCTGCATCGGAGGCTGGTCTGGAATCAGTTGCTGATGAGGGATCTCCTGATGAGGCTGCTACAGAATCTGAACCTAGTGTGGAATCAGAACCTAGTGAGGAATCAGAACCTAGTGTGGAATCAGAACCTAGTGTGGAATCAGAACCTAGAGTGGAATCAGAAGGTAGTGAAGAATCAGAGAATGGTTTAGAATCAGAGAATGGTGAAGACCTGGATGCTGATGCGGAATCGGAGGCTGATATGGAATCAGACCTCCAACCTGACCCTGGTTCAGACCCCCGTTTTCCATCTGAAACACGTCCGGGATTAGATTCAGACCTGGAATCAGACTGTGCACAACCCCCTGAATCACAAGGGTCTGCAGAATCTGGACCAGATCTTGAATCGGAGCCAGACTCAGCCATTGACCCAGCCTCTATCACTCCTGACCCAGCCTCTCTAGGTCTTGAACCAGGAGTGGAGTCCCCTCCAGCCCAGAGGTCCCTGCATGCAGACCCTGGTCCACAGATGCATTGTGAAGGAGCTGAGCAGGCCCTGCCTGGGGCAGAGAccatggagatggagagtgaagacTTCTGTGCCGTGTGTCTGATCGGAGGAGACCTTCTATGCTGTGACCACTGCCCCAAAGTCTTCCACCTGTCCTGCCATGTGCCTGCTCTCCTCAGCTTCCCCAC GGGTGACTGGGTGTGTACCTTCTGCAGAGATATCCAGCAGCCAGAGGTGGAGTATGACTGTGAGAACCAGAGGCTGGCTGCAGAATGTTCAGGAAAGCCACTACCTCATGGTCTCTCTGCTTGTGACCAGAGA AAATGTGAGAGGTTGACTCTGTTGATCTGCAGCAACATGCTAAGTGCTCCCTTCCATGAGCCGGTCAGTCCACTG GCTCGCCACTACTACCAGATAATCAAAAGGCCCATGGATCTGTCTGTGATCAGGGCCAAACTCAGCAAGAGGAGCACTCACCACTACTATTCACCCGAGGAGTTTGTGGCTGATGTCTCCCTCATGTTCAGGAACTGTGCAAAGTTCAATTAT ccGGACTCAGAGGTGGCCCAGGCAGGTCGCAGcctggagatgtttttcagctcCAGACTCAGGGAGGTGTTCCCAGACAGGGCCTTCCCTGCAGCCGAGGATGACTCCGACAGCGATGAGTATGATGAGGTGTACAGAGCAGCTGAGGGAGGCTTCCCCTggccagagaagagagagcagtgccacaggaagaggaagaggaggcactCTCTCAACTGGAGGAAGCATAACTTCTAG